ATAGCGCGCGTTTTACTAAGGATTCTCCTTGTGATGAAAAAACATTGAATGCTGTTGATTTTATGTTTATCATCGCTATTATCGTGGTAATAACTGAAATAAGAACTATAAAAAAAGATATAAATACCAAGAACTTAAATTTGTATGAATTTGCAAATTTCATAAATACCTCTCTGCTATTTTCTTATTCTTTTATAGATTATATACGATAATTTCCATTTTGAACATATAAATCAGATTGATAATTCTTAGTTTTATATTTATAATAGTAGCAATCTTTTTAATTTCAAGTTTATAAGGAGTTCGTTTATGAACCGGAAAGTTGCAGCCTTTTTGGGCAGACACAATTTCAGCATCCATCAGGACATTAATTCAGTTGTTGAAGCCATGCTTTTTGATATGAATGAAGGTTTGAGCGGCCGTCCATCTGGCGAGGATATGATTAGAACTTATGCGAATCCTCCGTCTCAGGCTACAGCTGGAAAAAGTGTCATTGTAATTGATGCCGGCGGAACAAATTTCCGTTCTTGCCTTGTAACTTTTGATTCAAACGGAAATCCTTCAATTGATTTTATGGAAAAAACAAGAATGCCTGGCGTTGACCGCGAGCTTTCTAAAAAAGAATTCTTTGACCAGATTGCAGCAAACCTTGAGCATTTAAAGGACAAGTCTTCTAGCATTGGATTCTGCTTTTCTTATCCAGTTGACATTCAGGAAGACGGAGACGGCGTTCTTATCAACTTTACAAAGGAAGTAAAAGCTCCTGAAGTTGAAGGCTCCCACATCGGAAAAGAACTTGAAAAGGCGTTGAAGGAACACGGCTGGAAAAACAAGCTTCATGTTTCAATGCTGAACGACACAGTTTCCGCCCTGCTTGCTGGAGCTGCCGACCCTGATGAAGGAATGAAATATTCTTCTTACGTTGGATTTATTCTTGGAACTGGAATGAATTCCGCATATATTCAGACTGCAAGC
The sequence above is drawn from the uncultured Treponema sp. genome and encodes:
- a CDS encoding hexokinase; the encoded protein is MNRKVAAFLGRHNFSIHQDINSVVEAMLFDMNEGLSGRPSGEDMIRTYANPPSQATAGKSVIVIDAGGTNFRSCLVTFDSNGNPSIDFMEKTRMPGVDRELSKKEFFDQIAANLEHLKDKSSSIGFCFSYPVDIQEDGDGVLINFTKEVKAPEVEGSHIGKELEKALKEHGWKNKLHVSMLNDTVSALLAGAADPDEGMKYSSYVGFILGTGMNSAYIQTASLEYKNLKTQIINCESGKFDKVARSDFDISFDKKSEKPGIGIMEKLCSGAYMGPIAFEAVTTAGKENLFTEKLSEKLSKLDSLTQIEMDSFLHAPYSTNSKLGSIMAECAKEDDYDVLFQLLDALVERCARMAAAILSACVIKSGEGKTADKPVCILCNGTSFFKTYKVRQRVLGYLEEILVKERGLYFDVISRENDITLGTAIGGLL